The following proteins come from a genomic window of Edaphobacter sp. 4G125:
- a CDS encoding MBL fold metallo-hydrolase RNA specificity domain-containing protein: MGIRLHFWGAARTVTGSSHHLECAGRQILLDCGLFQGKRQEAQEINKHLALKPEELAAANSALSAVVLSHAHIDHSGNLPGLIKQGYRGPIYTTPTTIDLCDPMLKDSAHIQEGDAEFMNRRRSRRKMVGVAPGAEPFEPLYTQDDAEQVLRQMRPVKLHESSILNGSTKDEGFSISLTNAGHMLGSACVLVEANERGQKTRLLFSGDVGRKNLPIIQDPDEAPAADYLIMESTYGNRLHQPPGPVKQKLAALVKRVAARGGRIIVPAFAVERTQQLVMLLHELTNEKQIPDMPIFVDSPLATKVTDVFRKHTEDWDQEICDFYHQGHDPFDWERLKYTQTVQESKALNDLRVPFIVMAASGMCEAGRILHHLKNGIEDPRNLVLITGYQAANTLGRKIVERLPEVNIFGEPMRLRAEVDSIGELSGHADQNELLAWMEPTVKTVKKVFLVHGEPLAQQALKEEIERRYKLEVICPARGDRFEVS; this comes from the coding sequence ATGGGAATTCGTTTGCATTTCTGGGGTGCAGCCCGAACAGTTACCGGATCTTCACATCATTTAGAGTGCGCTGGACGACAGATCCTTCTGGACTGTGGGCTCTTTCAGGGCAAACGGCAGGAAGCCCAGGAGATCAACAAGCATCTGGCGCTGAAGCCGGAGGAGCTTGCAGCTGCGAATAGCGCACTGAGTGCCGTTGTACTCTCCCACGCGCACATTGACCATAGCGGAAACCTGCCAGGCCTGATCAAGCAAGGATACCGCGGACCGATCTATACCACTCCTACAACCATCGATCTGTGTGACCCAATGTTGAAGGACAGCGCGCATATTCAGGAAGGCGATGCGGAGTTCATGAACCGGCGGAGAAGTCGCCGGAAGATGGTGGGGGTGGCGCCTGGCGCGGAGCCGTTCGAGCCGCTCTACACGCAGGACGATGCCGAACAGGTGTTGCGGCAGATGCGTCCCGTCAAGTTGCATGAGTCGTCCATCCTGAATGGCTCGACGAAGGACGAAGGGTTTAGCATCTCGCTGACGAACGCAGGGCACATGCTGGGATCGGCCTGTGTCCTGGTGGAAGCGAATGAGCGCGGGCAGAAGACCCGTCTGTTGTTTTCAGGAGATGTAGGACGAAAGAACCTTCCGATTATTCAGGACCCGGATGAAGCCCCCGCAGCGGATTACCTGATTATGGAGAGTACCTATGGGAATCGCTTGCATCAGCCGCCCGGCCCGGTGAAGCAGAAGCTGGCAGCACTGGTGAAGCGCGTAGCTGCCCGCGGCGGAAGAATCATCGTTCCGGCATTTGCCGTGGAACGGACACAGCAGCTGGTGATGCTTCTGCATGAGCTGACCAATGAGAAGCAAATTCCCGATATGCCGATCTTTGTCGATAGCCCTCTGGCCACCAAGGTGACCGATGTCTTCCGGAAACATACCGAGGATTGGGATCAGGAGATCTGCGATTTTTATCATCAGGGGCACGATCCCTTCGATTGGGAGAGGCTGAAATATACGCAGACTGTACAGGAGAGCAAGGCGCTCAATGACTTGCGCGTTCCGTTTATCGTAATGGCGGCTTCGGGTATGTGCGAAGCAGGTAGAATCCTTCATCATCTGAAGAATGGAATTGAGGATCCACGCAATCTGGTCTTGATCACGGGATACCAGGCGGCCAATACTCTGGGCCGGAAGATTGTAGAACGGCTTCCCGAGGTCAACATCTTTGGCGAACCGATGCGGCTGCGCGCAGAGGTTGACTCGATCGGTGAACTAAGTGGACATGCTGATCAAAATGAACTGCTCGCCTGGATGGAGCCGACGGTGAAGACCGTGAAGAAGGTCTTCCTGGTGCACGGCGAGCCTTTGGCGCAACAAGCTCTGAAAGAGGAAATTGAACGACGCTACAAGCTCGAGGTGATTTGTCCGGCGCGTGGTGACCGGTTCGAAGTGAGCTAG